One Stratiformator vulcanicus genomic window, GCAAAATCACGGCAACCCGGTCCACTACCGCAATGTGTGGGTTGTCGAAACGCCGCAAGGTTAAGTTGCGCGATTATTGAGGCGGGCCAATACCGATTGCGAGCGGTGTCCACAGACTCGTCCGAACGCCGGCCGACTTGACCACATCGTTCGCCCAGGCATTACAGGTATAAAACAGAGTGTAATTTCCACGGGCTTCATAGAAGGCATCCGCCGGGCCGTAGGCAGCGCCGGGAAGGACCGTGGCTGCCCCGTCCATCGGGGCGGCCACGTAACTCTTGACATGTTGAACGAGTCGCAGGTACGCATCGCGACTCAGCATCACCCGGCGGAAATGATCGCTTTGCTTAGGACGTGGAGAGTGGGTGACGTGCAACACCGTCGGCGTGGGCCAGAGTATGGCTTTTAACGTCGGTCCGAGGCGAACATCACTCCACTGCGGCGTACTCGGGTAGAAGTCGCGGTCACCCCAACCGATGCCGATATAATCGCCGCCGTCTGGTTGGACTCTAATGTCGGTCAGACTAAAGATATCGCCCCAATCGACTAGATCAGTCTTCCGGGGAATGAAGACTTCGCTGTGGGCGATATCCGCATAGACAAATATTTCAATTCCGTCGTCAGCCTCACGATGATCGAGGTTGACCGGAATCTGCCCGACAGCGATGGCAACCACCGGAATCGCCAAGACACCAACGGCAGATAGAACAATCTTTTTGAGCAGTGATTGCTTTGGTTCAGATTCTATATCGGGATCACCCAAGGCATTTGTTCTCCGCGAATACGTCCGCGATTTCTCAGCAAACCCGTCGGATTGTACCGATCTCGCTGTCTGCTCCGACTTGGTCATCAGTGCGGCGAAATCGCATGGGATAGACTGATCTTAATGCAAACTCCGGGCGCTGACGCTTCCGGCTCGCTGAAAATTCTTTTGACTACTTTGTCAGCTTCGTTCCTTTGCGTCGCCGCGGGCGAAGATGCTGGCGACGTATTGCAGTACGTCAGTGGCGCTTTCGTCGTTGTAGCCGAAGTCGCGAATGAGGCGGCTCTTAACGATGTCGATCTTCTCCTGCGTCGCCTGATCCATCGTGTTGGAGACGAGGCTCGTTAATTTGATCGTGTCCTTCTGGTCCTCAAAGAGTTTCATTTCAAGGGCCTTCTGCAGCCGCTCATTGGTGCGATAATCGAACTTCTTCCCGTCGAGCGAGAGGGCACCGATATAATTCATGATCTCCCTGCGGAAATCATCTTTGCGGGTATCGGGAATATCGATTCGTTCCTCGATCGAACGCATGAGCCGTTCGTCGGGTTGTTCTTCTTCTCCGGTAAACTTGTTCTTGACCTTCTCCCGCTGCGTATAAGCCTTTACGTTGTCAATGTAATTCGCGCAAAGCCGTTCGAGGGCTTCTTCATCGGCAGCGATCGCGCGCTGCACCTCGTTCTTGACGATGTCGGTGTACTCTTCCTTCACGGCGTTAATGAGCTGCCGGTAATGTTCTTTCAGCTCTTCACTGTGGATCAGGGAGTGGTGTTTGAGGCCGTCTTCCATCTCCTTAAGAACCATGAACGGGTTCAAACTCGTCGCGTCGCTATTGACAACGAGGGCGTTCGAAATTTTGTCCTGCACATAGCGTGGACTGATGCCTTCCAGGCCTTCGTGCCTGGCTTCACGGCGGAGTTGGACGACGTTATCGCTCGTAAAGCCCGGAAGGCTCTTGCCATTATAAAGCTTCAATTTCTGCAAAAGCGTGAGCCCCGCATGATTGGGCTGCTCCAATCGCGTGAGAACCGCCCACATTGCGGCGATCTCCAGGGTATGCGGGGCAATGTGCTTGCCGCGCACGCGACGGGTGTTGTAATCCTTCTCATAGATCTTCACTTCTTCGGTCAGCGTCGTGACGTAAGGAACGTCAATTTTGATCGTCCGGTCACGGAGCGCTTCCATGAATTCGTTTGATTGGAGCTTCTTATACTCCGGCTCATTCGTGTGGCCGACGATGACTGTGTCGATGTCGGTTTGCGCGAATTTCTTCGGCTTAATCTTATGTTCCTGAGAAGCCCCGAGCAGGTCGTACAGGAAGGCGACGTCGAGCTTTAAGACTTCGATAAACTCGATCATCCCGCGATTGGCGACGTTGAATTCGCCGTCGAAGTTAAACGCCCGCGGGTCGGACTCTGAACCGTACTCAGCGATCTTGCGGAAGTTGATGTCGCCGGTCAGTTCGGTCGAGTCCTGATTCTTTTCATCCTTCGGCTGGAACGTGCCGATGCCGATCCGATCCTGCTCAGACAGCAGCAGCCGTTTGACGACGATCTGATCAACGACTTTGGTCCAATCGCCGCCGGACTTCTCGAGGCGTTCATTAAACACATATCGGGAGAGCGGACAGACTTCGCCTTTAATTTCAATGTCATATTCGTGCTCAACGCCATCGGCGATCCACTCGCAGACGGCAGTTCGATGCTTAAACGGCACGAGTTGCAGCGGGTCGCTGTGCATGGGGTCCCACTGGATTGATCCGTCGTCTTCTTTCCAGCCGAATGTATAGATTGCCCCCTCATCGGCCCGGCTGTAGCGTTCGAGCCCACGTTTCAAGAGGCGGGCGATCGTTGATTTGGACGAGCCGACCGGTCCGTGCAGCAAAATGACCCGGCGCTCGGTGCCGTACTTAAGGGCGGCCGACTTCAGCACGTTGACGAATTCGATCAGCGTTTTCGTCAGGCCGAAGATTGCGTCTTTACCGTCGTTGTCGGGGTCGTCGAAAAAGCGGTAGCGGATGAGGCCCTCTTTGGTACTGCCGACCGAATAGGTCCCGTACGACATGATCATGTCGTACATCCGCTGGTAGGCGGTCCGGGTATATCCCGGGTTCTGCTTGACGAGGTCGAGATATTCGTCAAACGAGCCGGTCCAGTGCTCCTGCTGGTACTGATCGAGCTTCTGGTCTTCGGCAATTTGGTCGAGAATTGCGCGGCCTGCACTCATCGATCTGTGCTCCTTATTTCAGAACACCGGTCACTCAGCCGCCCGCTTCCGCCCCAACCGCACTCTCCGGTTCGCGGACGCGCAGGCGAAAGAACCTCAATGTCGCACTCAATCGCGACGTGAGGTCTCAGGCAGCCGTCCATGGCCGAGTGCGTGTTGTGAACTAGCGGGGGCCGACTGTCCGGCAGGACACCGGCCGTTACGAGTGGTTCGTGGTGGGGCGCCTGTGGCGCCGGTTGCGAGCCATTCCCAATTATCCGGCTCAAGCGCTTGGCGACAAGATCAGATTCTTACGAAAGTTGTAAGTCGGGCAATGCGATCGGTGGACGGGGCGAGGGGGCGAAACAAGAAACCGCCCCCGCGACTTGCGCGGGGGCGGTTTGAGCGTGAACGGCGAAATCCTTTTCGCGAAGGGCAACGCTCACGATCGGCGGCCTTGCCGATCGAAGATTCATCTTGTCCCTAATAGATGCCGTCTTTGTCCAGGAAGAAGTCGTCCGGACCTTTGGGGGTGA contains:
- a CDS encoding PrkA family serine protein kinase; this encodes MSAGRAILDQIAEDQKLDQYQQEHWTGSFDEYLDLVKQNPGYTRTAYQRMYDMIMSYGTYSVGSTKEGLIRYRFFDDPDNDGKDAIFGLTKTLIEFVNVLKSAALKYGTERRVILLHGPVGSSKSTIARLLKRGLERYSRADEGAIYTFGWKEDDGSIQWDPMHSDPLQLVPFKHRTAVCEWIADGVEHEYDIEIKGEVCPLSRYVFNERLEKSGGDWTKVVDQIVVKRLLLSEQDRIGIGTFQPKDEKNQDSTELTGDINFRKIAEYGSESDPRAFNFDGEFNVANRGMIEFIEVLKLDVAFLYDLLGASQEHKIKPKKFAQTDIDTVIVGHTNEPEYKKLQSNEFMEALRDRTIKIDVPYVTTLTEEVKIYEKDYNTRRVRGKHIAPHTLEIAAMWAVLTRLEQPNHAGLTLLQKLKLYNGKSLPGFTSDNVVQLRREARHEGLEGISPRYVQDKISNALVVNSDATSLNPFMVLKEMEDGLKHHSLIHSEELKEHYRQLINAVKEEYTDIVKNEVQRAIAADEEALERLCANYIDNVKAYTQREKVKNKFTGEEEQPDERLMRSIEERIDIPDTRKDDFRREIMNYIGALSLDGKKFDYRTNERLQKALEMKLFEDQKDTIKLTSLVSNTMDQATQEKIDIVKSRLIRDFGYNDESATDVLQYVASIFARGDAKERS
- a CDS encoding TIGR02117 family protein; its protein translation is MGDPDIESEPKQSLLKKIVLSAVGVLAIPVVAIAVGQIPVNLDHREADDGIEIFVYADIAHSEVFIPRKTDLVDWGDIFSLTDIRVQPDGGDYIGIGWGDRDFYPSTPQWSDVRLGPTLKAILWPTPTVLHVTHSPRPKQSDHFRRVMLSRDAYLRLVQHVKSYVAAPMDGAATVLPGAAYGPADAFYEARGNYTLFYTCNAWANDVVKSAGVRTSLWTPLAIGIGPPQ